In the Streptomyces fradiae ATCC 10745 = DSM 40063 genome, one interval contains:
- a CDS encoding DUF503 domain-containing protein has product MYVGTLSFDLLLGDVRSLKEKRSVVRPIVAELQRKFAVSVAETGNQNLHRRAEIGVAMVSGDVGHLTGVLDRCERLVAARPEVELLSVRRRLHTDDEE; this is encoded by the coding sequence ATGTATGTGGGGACGCTGTCCTTCGATCTGCTCCTCGGCGACGTACGGTCGCTCAAGGAGAAGCGCTCCGTCGTCCGGCCGATCGTCGCCGAACTCCAGCGGAAATTCGCGGTGAGTGTGGCGGAGACCGGCAACCAGAACCTCCATCGCAGGGCCGAGATCGGCGTCGCGATGGTCTCCGGGGACGTCGGGCACCTCACCGGGGTACTGGACCGGTGTGAACGCCTCGTCGCCGCCCGGCCCGAGGTGGAGCTGCTGTCCGTACGGCGGCGCCTGCACACCGACGATGAAGAGTGA
- the rbfA gene encoding 30S ribosome-binding factor RbfA, whose amino-acid sequence MADNARARKLADRIQVVVAETLDRRIKDPRLGFVTITDARVTGDLREATVFYTVYGDEEERAASAAALESAKGILRSEVGKQTGVRFTPTLTFVPDALPDNARTIEDLLDKARAKDAEVRQVSTGKTYAGEADPYRKPGDEDDAEADDEDGAGA is encoded by the coding sequence GTGGCCGACAACGCGCGGGCCCGCAAGCTGGCCGATCGCATCCAGGTCGTGGTCGCGGAGACCCTGGACCGGCGAATCAAGGATCCGCGGCTGGGGTTCGTGACCATCACGGACGCCCGCGTCACCGGCGACCTGCGGGAGGCCACGGTCTTCTACACGGTCTACGGTGACGAGGAGGAGCGCGCGGCGTCCGCCGCCGCGCTGGAGTCCGCCAAGGGCATCCTGCGCTCCGAGGTCGGCAAGCAGACCGGCGTCCGCTTCACGCCGACGCTGACGTTCGTCCCGGACGCCCTGCCCGACAACGCACGCACCATCGAGGACCTCCTCGACAAGGCGCGCGCCAAGGACGCCGAGGTACGCCAGGTGTCCACCGGCAAGACCTACGCGGGCGAAGCGGACCCGTACCGCAAGCCCGGCGACGAGGACGACGCCGAGGCGGACGACGAGGACGGCGCCGGCGCCTGA
- the truB gene encoding tRNA pseudouridine(55) synthase TruB: MSSTANTPLPAGAGRGPRDGLVIVDKPAGFTSHDVVAKMRGIARTRRVGHAGTLDPMATGVLVLGVEKATKLLGHLALTEKEYLGTIRLGQNTVTDDAEGEITSSTDASRVTREGVDAAVAKLTGDIMQVPSKVSAIKIDGKRSYARVRGGEDFDIPARPVTVSQFTVYDMRDAVAEDGTPVVDLVVSVVCSSGTYIRALARDVGADLGVGGHLTALRRTRVGPYKLDAARTLDQLQEQLTVMPIAEAAAAAFPRWDVDERRAKLLLNGVRIDMPAYGEGPVAVFGPEGRFLALVEERGGRAKSVAVFG, encoded by the coding sequence ATGAGCAGCACAGCGAACACGCCCCTCCCGGCCGGTGCCGGGAGGGGCCCCCGCGACGGCCTCGTCATCGTCGACAAGCCGGCCGGGTTCACCTCCCACGACGTCGTCGCCAAGATGCGCGGCATCGCCCGCACCCGCCGCGTCGGCCACGCCGGCACGCTCGACCCCATGGCCACGGGCGTCCTCGTCCTCGGCGTGGAGAAGGCCACCAAGCTCCTCGGCCACCTCGCGCTGACGGAGAAGGAGTACCTGGGCACCATCCGCCTCGGCCAGAACACCGTCACCGACGACGCGGAGGGCGAGATCACCTCGTCCACCGACGCGTCCCGCGTCACCCGCGAGGGCGTCGACGCGGCCGTCGCCAAGCTCACCGGCGACATCATGCAGGTCCCGTCGAAGGTCAGCGCCATCAAGATCGACGGGAAGCGGTCCTACGCGCGGGTGCGCGGCGGTGAGGACTTCGACATCCCGGCCCGCCCGGTCACCGTCTCCCAGTTCACCGTGTACGACATGCGCGACGCCGTCGCCGAGGACGGCACCCCCGTCGTCGACCTGGTCGTCTCCGTCGTCTGCTCGTCCGGCACGTACATCCGCGCCCTCGCCCGCGACGTCGGCGCCGACCTGGGCGTCGGCGGCCACCTGACCGCCCTGCGCCGCACCCGCGTCGGCCCCTACAAGCTCGACGCGGCCCGCACCCTGGACCAGCTCCAGGAGCAGCTCACCGTCATGCCCATCGCGGAGGCCGCCGCTGCCGCCTTCCCCCGCTGGGACGTGGACGAGCGGCGAGCGAAGCTGCTGCTCAACGGCGTACGGATCGACATGCCCGCCTACGGGGAGGGCCCCGTCGCCGTCTTCGGCCCCGAGGGCCGCTTCCTGGCCCTCGTCGAGGAGCGCGGGGGCCGGGCCAAGAGCGTCGCCGTCTTCGGCTGA